A region of the Vigna unguiculata cultivar IT97K-499-35 chromosome 9, ASM411807v1, whole genome shotgun sequence genome:
ATCCATAGTAACATGTTGACAGCTTGGGATGAAGCTTGTTAGACACAACTCCATCTATGTGGCCAAATTTCTAGATGCATCAAATCACCTAGTTTGATCTTGGAAGGTTTGCGATGAACTTTAGTATGAATTATCATTTGAGCTTGTTCTGCAAGTGAAACTTCAGTTGTCTCAAAGTCTCACTTGAAGAGGTTTTAGATAAATGAAAACAGTGAAAAAACTATCACTGTTACTGTTTTACCAttgtttatataagaaaaaataggcaGAATACAAAGAGTCATCagtcctaaccctaaccctaaagaagggatcccatacatgataataaaaaaacattacatttcaacactccccctcaagctggagcatatagATCATATGCTCCAAGCTTGGaacatataaattgaattttaggCCCTCTTAAAGATTTAGTTAGAATGTCTGCAAGTTGTTCATTAGAGATGACAAACTCAGTAACAAGATCCTTGGATAGTAATTTCTCTctaacaaaatgacaatcaatttctatatgctttgttctctcatgaaacacCGGATTGGAGGCAATGTGAAGGGCTGCTTGATTGTCACAACATAACTTCATCTgctcattttcacaaaatttcaactcTTAAAGGAGTTGTTTAATCCACACTAGTTCACATGTAGCTAGAGCCATAGATCGATATTCCGCCTCTGCACTAGATCGAGCAACAACactttgttttttacttttccaAGAAACAAGGTTCCCTCCAAGGAATACACAATACCCTGtggtagatcttctatcaattGGACAACCAGCCCAATCTGCATCACAATACGCTACAACTTGAGTACTTCTCTTGTTCTCATACAACAATCCTTGTCTTGGGTTCCCTTTTACATATCTGAGAATGCGAATCACAGCATTCCAATGATCAATGTGGGGATTTTGCATAAATTGACTTACAACTCCCACTGGATAAGAAAGATCAGGTCTTGTTATAGTAAGGTAGATGAGTTTTCCAACCAACCTTCTATATCTCTTTGGATCTGAGAAAAGTTCACCTTGATCTCTTGTTAACTTTTGATTTGAGTCCATGGGGCTATCAATGGGCTTGCAATTTGTCAGGCCTGTTTCCTCCAAAATATCAAGAGCATATTTTCTCTGTGCAATGATGACACCTTCTTTTGATTGTGGCACTTCAATGCCAAGGAAATATTTAAGACGACCCAGGTCTTTGGTCTGAAAGTGGCTAAACAAATGGTTCTTCAATTGAGCAATTCTAGTGATATCATTTCCTGtgataacaatatcatcaacataaaccatAAGATAAACACATTTGTCAGGAGAAGTATGACCATAAAATACTGAATGATCCGCTTCACAACGTTTCAATCCAAAATTCTGCACAACACGACTAAATTTACCAAACCAAGCTCGAGGAGATTGCTTCAAGCCATAGAAAGAACGATGTAACTTACAAACTAACCccgactccccctgagcaacaaacccaggaggttgctccatgtatATCTCCTCTTCCAGATCACCATGAAGAAAGGCATTTTTAATGTCCAACTGATACAGAGGCCATTGGCGAATGGCAGCCATAGCAAGGAAAAGACGAACATAACTGGTTTTAGCCATAGGAGAAAAAAGTATCACAGTAGTCAAGGCCATAAACCTGAGTATACCCCTTAGCTACGAGACGGGCTTTGAGTCGATCTACAGCACCAGTAGGACCAACCTTAATAGCATAGACCCATCTACACCCACAGGCTTCTTATCAGGAGGAAGAGAGACAAGTTCCCAAGTCCCACTGTGTTCAAATGCCTGCATTTCATCAATCATGGCTTGTCGCCATCCAGGATGACCAAGTGCCTCATCAACATTCTTAGGAACCTTAATGGTAGACAAGGaggaaacaaaagagaaatatgGAGGAGACAAACGATGATaactcaaaaaattataaataggatGTGGATTACGAGTAGAGCGAATACCTTTTTCGAAGGGCAATTGGCCAAGTATGATCGGAGTCAAGAGAAGACGAAGAGGATGAAGGATCCATGATTCGAGAATCTGGTGGAGAAGGATTTGAGTCCCAGGGGTCTTCAGGCAAGGAAGGAGTCCTTGGAGTGCAGCGCTGATATGTGAGAAGAGATGGTTGAACAATGTCATTGCCATTTTGAGTGAGAGGTTGAGTTTCATGGATAACCAAGGGATCACAAGATGGTAAAGGAAGGACCTGTTGAACAGATGAACTCTCCTCCATGGAGGATAAGAAAAAAGGTGTGTCCTCAAAGAATGTAATATCAGCAAACATATACTACCTTTTGGTTGAGGGAGAATAACATTTATACCCTTTCTGAAGGCGAGAATATCCCAAAAAGACACACTTAATAGCCTTTGCAGAAAGTTTATCAAGACCTAGAGAgacattatgaacaaaacaagtaCATCCAAACACACGTGGAGAGACACGATACAAAGGATCATTTAGAAAAATTATCGAGTGAGGAACTTTATTTTCAATAGAAGAAGAAGGCAT
Encoded here:
- the LOC114195992 gene encoding uncharacterized protein LOC114195992; this encodes MALTTVILFSPMAKTSYVRLFLAMAAIRQWPLYQLDIKNAFLHGDLEEEIYMEQPPGFVAQGESGLVCKLHRSFYGLKQSPRAWFGKFSRVVQNFGLKRCEADHSVFYGHTSPDKCVYLMVYVDDIVITGNDITRIAQLKNHLFSHFQTKDLGRLKYFLGIEVPQSKEGVIIAQRKYALDILEETGLTNCKPIDSPMDSNQKLTRDQGELFSDPKRYRRLVGKLIYLTITRPDLSYPVGVVSQFMQNPHIDHWNAVIRILRYVKGNPRQGLLYENKRSTQVVAYCDADWAGCPIDRRSTTGYCVFLGGNLVSWKSKKQSVVARSSAEAEYRSMALATCELVWIKQLL